In the Quercus lobata isolate SW786 chromosome 5, ValleyOak3.0 Primary Assembly, whole genome shotgun sequence genome, one interval contains:
- the LOC115989029 gene encoding protein SRG1-like, giving the protein MASMEPVSSWNSNSVLSVMELTKEPMTVVPKNYIRPDQELSAPSDYSTLTTIPTIDMKKLAWGETSDLELEKLHSTCKAWGLIQLANHGVSSSLLEKLKHEIEEFFMLPSEEKMKYKARPGDVEGYGTIIRCNDQTLDWGDRFYMTLNPIQKRKPYLFPELPSSLRNTLEAYISELQKLAMTLLGYMGKALKIEIKEMEELFEDGMQSMRMNYYPPCPQPELVVGLTPHSDATGITILHQINGVQGLQIKKDGVWIPVNFCADSFVVNVGDVMEILSNGAFTSIEHRVTVNSDKERISLAMFFNPKFEAEIGPVTSTLSPRNPPLFKRITMEDYVKDFFSRNLNGKSHLENMRIKSGESTLAA; this is encoded by the exons ATGGCATCAATGGAGCCGGTTAGCTCTTGGAACTCTAATTCAGTTCTCAGCGTTATGGAGCTCACCAAAGAGCCAATGACCGTAGTTCCGAAGAACTATATTCGTCCAGATCAAGAACTTTCAGCTCCCTCTGATTACAGTACCTTGACAACAATCCCCACCATTGACATGAAAAAATTGGCCTGGGGGGAGACCTCAGACTTGGAACTAGAGAAGTTGCATTCAACTTGTAAAGCGTGGGGCCTCATACAg TTGGCGAACCATGGAGTTAGCTCTTCACTATTAGAAAAGCTAAAACATGAGATTGAAGAATTCTTCATGCTTCCTTcggaagagaaaatgaaatataaGGCAAGGCCAGGTGATGTTGAAGGCTATGGAACAATCATCAGATGCAACGACCAAACACTCGATTGGGGTGATAGGTTCTACATGACACTCAACCCTATTCAAAAAAGAAAGCCATATTTATTTCCAGAGCTCCCTTCATCCTTGAg AAACACCTTAGAGGCATACATCTCAGAGTTGCAAAAGCTTGCCATGACACTTCTAGGTTATATGGGAAAAGCTCTGAAAATAGAGATCAAAGAGATGGAGGAGTTATTTGAAGATGGGATGCAATCAATGAGGATGAATTACTATCCTCCATGCCCACAACCAGAACTTGTTGTGGGTCTTACCCCCCACTCTGACGCTACTGGGATCACCATCCTTCACCAAATTAATGGAGTACAAGGTCTTCAGATAAAGAAAGATGGGGTTTGGATTCCTGTGAACTTTTGCGCAGATTCTTTTGTTGTGAATGTCGGTGATGTTATGGAG ATCCTGAGCAATGGGGCCTTTACCAGCATTGAGCACAGAGTAACTGTAAATTCAGACAAAGAAAGAATCTCACTTGCTATGTTTTTCAACCCCAAatttgaggcagagattgggcCTGTGACTAGTACTTTAAGCCCACGAAACCCACCATTATTTAAAAGGATTACAATGGAGGACTATGTCAAAGATTTCTTTTCCCGTAATCTGAATGGGAAGTCGCATTTGGAGAACATGAGAATCAAAAGTGGGGAATCAACTCTAGCTGCATGA